From the genome of Rathayibacter sp. VKM Ac-2759, one region includes:
- a CDS encoding GNAT family N-acetyltransferase — translation MVVTRALAGRWVEGWCDSRRMLRRRDGDGWLVEVAAETRSREYISVAPSLPELRRLVAATTAPDVWLTLVGDLDAQSRDAVAALDPVTSGEGMMTTRIVPAEVPASVRIEVDGRVAHARIEVRGELAARGQAAVRAGDVVFDRIETMPSFRRRGLGGLVMTGLSAWAAETGATTALLMASVSGRRLYESLGWADVAPLVTFRGGRRDDAPGLGIADLPG, via the coding sequence ATGGTCGTGACGAGAGCTCTGGCAGGACGGTGGGTCGAGGGATGGTGCGACTCCCGCCGGATGCTCCGGCGCCGTGACGGCGACGGGTGGCTCGTCGAGGTCGCGGCCGAGACCCGTTCGCGGGAGTACATCAGCGTCGCGCCGTCGCTCCCCGAGCTGCGCCGTCTGGTGGCCGCCACGACCGCGCCGGACGTGTGGCTGACTCTCGTCGGAGACCTCGACGCGCAGAGCCGCGACGCCGTGGCGGCTCTCGATCCCGTGACGAGCGGCGAGGGCATGATGACCACGCGCATCGTGCCCGCGGAGGTGCCCGCGAGCGTGCGCATCGAGGTGGACGGCCGGGTCGCGCACGCCCGCATCGAGGTGCGGGGCGAGCTCGCCGCTCGCGGGCAGGCGGCGGTGCGCGCAGGCGATGTCGTGTTCGACCGCATCGAGACGATGCCCTCGTTCCGTCGCCGCGGCCTCGGCGGCCTCGTGATGACCGGTCTCAGCGCCTGGGCTGCGGAGACCGGCGCGACGACCGCCCTCCTCATGGCGAGCGTCAGCGGGCGCCGGCTCTACGAGAGCCTCGGCTGGGCGGATGTGGCCCCTCTCGTGACCTTCCGGGGCGGGCGGCGTGACGACGCGCCGGGGCTCGGGATCGCCGACCTCCCCGGCTGA
- a CDS encoding MFS transporter gives MRGAVPRSRLLLPIFAMLVGFGPLTIDLVLPFLPTLQTDLGVSVATAQLVVTGATFGFAAGQLVSGPLSDAVGRKWPLGVSAALHIVASLVAATTSDTAVLLSARFVQGAACTAAGVVVTAIVRDLYSGKRLVTMLANLAVIVSVFPILVPSVGAQLTKIIDWRGSFLAVAVWGAVATAVALVVLPETLPPERRHQGGLMPSLRNSFGMLRRPRVIALAAASAAGWSVGFAYLATAPFLYTNVYEVGPDLYGLLFLATSLVTIAVGQTTGRVIVPRFGPRFAMIASAIVTALGAVVVAGLALAGTPPLFVVVGGLTFALAGRSLGYAPVQYLSLQGPSSEAGSVTAILGTVSFTAAGLVMPVMGAYAEVSLLPFAILLVVAALVEGAVALLFRPGSRHFDSGGTRLDDERG, from the coding sequence GTGAGGGGCGCCGTCCCGCGTTCGCGGCTCCTGCTGCCGATATTCGCGATGCTCGTGGGCTTCGGCCCGCTCACGATCGACCTGGTCCTGCCCTTCCTCCCGACGCTGCAGACCGATCTCGGCGTCTCGGTGGCGACCGCGCAGCTCGTCGTGACGGGGGCGACCTTCGGCTTCGCCGCCGGCCAGCTCGTCTCGGGGCCTCTGAGCGACGCGGTCGGGCGCAAGTGGCCGCTCGGAGTCTCGGCGGCGCTGCACATCGTGGCGAGCCTGGTCGCGGCGACGACGTCCGACACAGCGGTGCTGCTCTCGGCGCGCTTCGTGCAGGGGGCGGCGTGCACCGCGGCCGGAGTGGTCGTCACCGCGATCGTCCGCGACCTCTACAGCGGCAAGCGGCTGGTGACGATGCTCGCGAACCTCGCGGTGATCGTCTCGGTGTTCCCGATCCTGGTCCCGTCGGTCGGGGCGCAGCTGACCAAGATCATCGACTGGCGCGGGTCGTTCCTCGCCGTCGCCGTCTGGGGAGCGGTGGCGACCGCTGTGGCGCTCGTCGTGCTGCCCGAGACCCTGCCCCCGGAGCGGCGGCACCAGGGCGGCCTGATGCCGTCGCTGCGCAACTCCTTCGGGATGCTGCGCCGACCCCGCGTGATCGCGCTCGCCGCCGCGTCGGCCGCCGGCTGGTCGGTCGGCTTCGCCTACCTCGCGACCGCGCCCTTCCTCTACACGAACGTGTACGAGGTGGGCCCCGATCTCTACGGGCTCCTGTTCCTCGCCACGTCGCTCGTGACGATCGCCGTCGGGCAGACGACGGGCCGGGTGATCGTGCCGCGCTTCGGTCCGCGCTTCGCTATGATCGCCTCCGCGATCGTGACCGCCCTCGGCGCCGTGGTCGTCGCGGGGCTCGCCCTCGCCGGCACCCCGCCGCTGTTCGTCGTGGTCGGCGGGCTGACCTTCGCGCTCGCGGGCCGCTCGCTCGGCTACGCGCCGGTGCAGTACCTGTCGCTGCAGGGCCCGTCGAGCGAGGCGGGCAGCGTCACGGCGATCCTCGGCACGGTCAGCTTCACGGCCGCCGGGCTCGTCATGCCGGTGATGGGCGCGTACGCGGAGGTGTCGCTCCTGCCGTTCGCGATCCTCCTGGTCGTCGCGGCTCTGGTGGAGGGCGCGGTGGCGCTGCTGTTCCGCCCCGGATCGCGGCACTTCGACTCCGGTGGCACACGACTCGACGACGAGAGAGGCTGA
- a CDS encoding NAD(P)-dependent alcohol dehydrogenase, with amino-acid sequence MRTVNAYAAPSATEPLVKTTVDRRDVGPRDVSIDIAYSGVCHSDIHTVRGEWGPIQYPQVVGHEIVGRVTEIGSEVTRHAVGDLVGVGCMVNSCKQCEQCLAGQEQYCLKGNIQTYGGTDPADGTITQGGYSEAVVVDEDFVLRVPESLDIEKVAPLLCAGITTYSPLRHWNAGPGTKVAVVGMGGLGHMAVKIAHAMGAEVTVLSQTLSKKEDGLRLGADRYFATSDESTFDELASSFDLIINTVSAKLDMSKYIGLLAIDGTLVNVGAPSEPLEIPAFALIPARRSWAGSMIGGIAETQEMLDFCAEHGILPETELISADRINEAYERVLKSDVRYRFVIDAATFA; translated from the coding sequence ATGCGCACCGTCAACGCCTACGCCGCACCGTCCGCCACCGAGCCGCTCGTCAAGACCACCGTCGACCGCCGCGACGTCGGACCCCGCGATGTCTCGATCGACATCGCCTACTCCGGCGTCTGCCACTCCGACATCCACACCGTCCGCGGCGAGTGGGGCCCCATCCAGTACCCGCAGGTCGTCGGCCACGAGATCGTCGGCCGCGTCACCGAGATCGGCTCCGAGGTCACCAGGCACGCCGTCGGCGACCTCGTCGGCGTCGGCTGCATGGTCAACTCCTGCAAGCAGTGCGAGCAGTGCCTGGCCGGCCAGGAGCAGTACTGCCTCAAGGGCAACATCCAGACCTACGGCGGCACCGACCCGGCCGACGGCACCATCACGCAGGGCGGCTACTCCGAGGCCGTCGTCGTCGACGAGGACTTCGTGCTCCGCGTCCCGGAGTCGCTCGACATCGAGAAGGTCGCGCCGCTGCTCTGCGCCGGCATCACCACCTACTCGCCCCTGCGCCACTGGAACGCCGGCCCCGGCACGAAGGTCGCGGTCGTCGGCATGGGCGGCCTCGGCCACATGGCCGTGAAGATCGCGCACGCCATGGGCGCCGAGGTCACCGTGCTGTCGCAGACGCTCTCGAAGAAGGAGGACGGCCTCCGCCTCGGCGCCGACCGCTACTTCGCGACCAGCGACGAGTCGACCTTCGACGAGCTCGCGAGCTCGTTCGACCTGATCATCAACACCGTCTCGGCCAAGCTCGACATGTCGAAGTACATCGGGCTGCTCGCGATCGACGGCACGCTGGTCAACGTCGGCGCTCCGTCGGAGCCGCTCGAGATCCCCGCGTTCGCGCTCATCCCCGCGCGCCGCAGCTGGGCCGGCTCGATGATCGGCGGCATCGCCGAGACGCAGGAGATGCTCGACTTCTGCGCCGAGCACGGCATCCTGCCCGAGACCGAGCTCATCTCGGCCGACCGGATCAACGAGGCCTACGAGCGCGTGCTGAAGTCGGACGTGCGCTACCGCTTCGTCATCGACGCGGCCACCTTCGCCTGA
- a CDS encoding alpha-galactosidase: protein MSAVLTQTGDSLPVLAHWGPSLRASDADLIEYAGTAVRTGIDGVSDVPYEPSLLPEHTSGWGGLPGLRVHRAGAAWSPRLSVSSVSVDGAPLAEGAVAQRPGGRAVVEASDAEHGIGVILEIDLTASGLLRTRVSVRNDGGDRLEVIGVDPALRIPTRAREVLDFSGRWGTEKIPQRHPIVTGTHSRSSRRGRTGLDATTVVAIGTPGFDAGSGEVWLCHVGIGGDHEHAVERTDGLLAFRGGELLLPGEVRLAAGESYESPWVYGSFGAGLDAAAARYHSFLRERSRSSRRPRPVTLNVWEAVYFDQDFATLAELADRAAALGVERYVLDDGWFLGRDSDTKGLGDWTPDPVAWPDGLGPLAEHVRSLGMEFGLWVEPEMINEDSDLARAHPDWILRARASELPARWRHQQVLDLTNPDAYAHILGVLDGLVADLDVAYLKWDHNRDLIDAGHPATGAPAVHEQTLALYRLLDELRERHPELEIESCASGGGRVDLGILERTDRVHTSDNQDPLDRVRMLRWTGLLVPPEMLGSHVASAVSSVTGRTSDLHTRCAVAFLGHFGIEWDIRELTGEEETVLASWIASFKEHRSLLATGRVVGDGDLDPDAPSLRGVVAVDGSEALYTVMTPTLSADSRRRLRLPGLLPEARYRIEAARPGSLGPGWLSPRWLERTAALDSGDDAPAYSGSLLREAGLELPTFHGDRALVLRLVRTA, encoded by the coding sequence GTGTCCGCCGTCCTCACCCAGACAGGAGACTCGCTGCCCGTCCTCGCCCACTGGGGCCCGAGCCTCCGCGCGAGCGACGCCGACCTCATCGAATACGCGGGAACGGCGGTGCGCACGGGGATTGACGGCGTTTCCGACGTGCCCTACGAGCCCTCCCTGCTGCCGGAGCACACCTCCGGATGGGGTGGACTGCCGGGTCTGCGAGTGCACCGCGCGGGCGCCGCCTGGTCGCCGCGACTGTCCGTCTCGTCGGTCTCGGTCGACGGAGCGCCCCTCGCCGAGGGGGCGGTCGCGCAGCGTCCCGGGGGTCGGGCGGTGGTCGAGGCGAGCGATGCCGAGCACGGAATCGGGGTGATTCTAGAGATCGATCTCACTGCCTCGGGACTCCTCCGAACGCGCGTCTCGGTGCGCAACGACGGCGGCGATCGACTCGAGGTCATCGGCGTCGACCCGGCGCTGCGGATCCCGACCCGGGCCCGCGAGGTGCTCGACTTCTCGGGCCGCTGGGGCACCGAGAAGATCCCGCAGCGGCACCCGATCGTCACGGGCACGCACTCGCGCAGCTCGCGCCGGGGGCGGACCGGACTCGACGCGACCACCGTCGTCGCGATCGGCACCCCCGGGTTCGACGCGGGCTCCGGGGAGGTCTGGCTCTGCCACGTCGGCATCGGAGGCGACCACGAGCACGCCGTCGAGCGCACCGACGGGCTCCTGGCCTTCCGCGGCGGCGAGCTGCTGCTGCCGGGCGAGGTGCGGCTCGCGGCCGGCGAGAGCTACGAGTCGCCCTGGGTCTACGGCTCGTTCGGCGCGGGGCTCGACGCGGCCGCCGCCCGCTACCACTCGTTCCTCCGCGAGCGCTCCCGCTCGTCGCGCCGTCCGCGCCCGGTCACGCTCAACGTGTGGGAGGCGGTGTACTTCGACCAGGACTTCGCGACCCTCGCCGAGCTCGCCGACCGCGCGGCGGCCCTCGGAGTCGAGCGGTACGTGCTCGACGACGGCTGGTTCCTCGGTCGCGACTCCGACACGAAGGGGCTCGGCGACTGGACTCCCGACCCGGTCGCCTGGCCCGACGGGCTCGGCCCCCTCGCCGAGCACGTGCGCTCGCTCGGCATGGAGTTCGGCCTCTGGGTCGAGCCCGAGATGATCAACGAGGACTCGGACCTCGCCCGCGCGCACCCCGACTGGATCCTCCGCGCCCGCGCCTCCGAGCTGCCCGCGCGCTGGCGCCACCAGCAGGTGCTCGACCTGACGAACCCCGACGCGTACGCGCACATCCTCGGCGTTCTCGACGGACTCGTCGCCGACCTCGACGTGGCCTACCTCAAGTGGGACCACAACCGCGACCTCATCGACGCCGGCCACCCGGCGACGGGGGCGCCGGCCGTGCACGAGCAGACCCTCGCGCTCTACCGGCTCCTCGACGAGCTGCGCGAGCGGCACCCCGAGCTCGAGATCGAGAGCTGCGCCTCGGGCGGCGGCCGCGTCGACCTCGGGATCCTCGAGCGCACCGACCGGGTGCACACCTCCGACAACCAGGACCCGCTCGACCGCGTGCGGATGCTGCGCTGGACGGGCCTGCTGGTGCCGCCCGAGATGCTCGGCTCGCACGTCGCCTCCGCGGTCTCCTCGGTCACCGGGCGCACCAGCGATCTGCACACGCGCTGCGCGGTCGCCTTCCTCGGGCACTTCGGCATCGAGTGGGACATCCGCGAGCTCACGGGCGAGGAGGAGACGGTCCTCGCCTCCTGGATCGCGTCGTTCAAGGAGCACCGCTCGCTCCTGGCCACCGGCCGGGTCGTCGGCGACGGCGACCTCGACCCCGACGCGCCGTCGCTGCGCGGGGTCGTCGCCGTCGACGGGTCGGAGGCGCTCTACACCGTGATGACGCCCACGCTGTCCGCGGACTCGCGGCGCCGCCTCCGCCTCCCCGGTCTGCTGCCCGAGGCGCGCTACCGCATCGAGGCGGCACGGCCCGGCTCGCTCGGCCCCGGCTGGCTGAGCCCCCGCTGGCTCGAGCGCACGGCCGCGCTCGACAGCGGCGACGACGCGCCCGCGTACTCGGGGAGCCTCCTGCGCGAGGCCGGCCTCGAGCTGCCCACGTTCCACGGCGACCGCGCGCTCGTCCTGCGCCTCGTCCGCACCGCCTGA
- a CDS encoding beta-L-arabinofuranosidase domain-containing protein codes for MTLTHPAPSETRLSRGVFDDRRRLNRSYLLSLTDEGLLQNFLIEAGIGDQGWHLHPSEDSREARGLDRHWGWETPGSQLRGHFLGHWLSAAAREVAVTGDALLRARIDSVLDGLERCQEENGGGWIWAIPRGYLDRLATGRPIWAPQYAMHKLLMGLVDLHRDLGDERALRMAREATTPLLEWVRGFDDAQFQRILEVETGGMLEVWADLLEATGDPVYSELLERYYRRWLFDGLLEGRDVLTNKHANTTIPEVLGAARAHEVTGEERWRRIVEAYWEQAVTLRGTFCTGGQTSGEIWTPPFEFAARRGEKTQEHCGVYNMIRLADVLLRWTGDLAYADYIELNLYNGILAQQNPRTGMVAYFLPLEGGARKNWGSPTEDFWCCHGTLVQAHTRHSGLVFYRGGDTELVVAQHIDASTRVQTAAGEARVRVEVLDNAGYVGPDSNAGEAGDLRRPRASRLRIEVEGAPLTVRVRVPEWTVGAPALAGSDAASVVDGALVLEHAGGVTRVDAAFGTEVRVVPIPDEPGTVAFVEGPVVLAGLVDHEVQLRGEVQSASSLLAPDNERQWTQWLRGYRTVGQPSSIRFRPVHEIVDEPFSLYFPVSTRP; via the coding sequence ATGACGCTGACCCACCCGGCCCCCTCCGAGACCCGTCTCTCGCGCGGAGTCTTCGACGACCGGCGTCGGCTGAACCGCTCCTACCTGCTCTCGCTGACCGACGAGGGGCTGCTGCAGAACTTCCTCATCGAGGCCGGGATCGGCGACCAGGGCTGGCATCTGCACCCGTCCGAGGACAGCCGGGAGGCCCGCGGCCTCGACCGGCACTGGGGCTGGGAGACTCCCGGATCGCAGCTGCGCGGGCACTTCCTCGGCCATTGGCTCTCGGCCGCCGCCCGCGAGGTCGCGGTCACCGGCGACGCGCTGCTGCGCGCCCGGATCGACTCGGTGCTCGACGGCCTCGAGCGCTGCCAGGAGGAGAACGGCGGAGGCTGGATCTGGGCGATCCCGCGCGGCTACCTCGATCGCCTCGCCACCGGTCGCCCGATCTGGGCGCCGCAGTACGCGATGCACAAGCTGCTGATGGGGCTCGTCGACCTGCACCGCGACCTCGGCGACGAGCGCGCGCTGCGCATGGCCCGGGAGGCGACCACTCCGCTGCTCGAGTGGGTGCGGGGCTTCGACGACGCGCAGTTCCAGCGGATCCTCGAGGTCGAGACCGGCGGGATGCTCGAGGTCTGGGCCGATCTGCTCGAGGCGACCGGCGACCCCGTCTACTCGGAGCTGCTCGAGCGCTACTACCGCCGCTGGCTGTTCGACGGGCTCCTCGAGGGCCGCGACGTGCTGACGAACAAGCACGCCAACACCACGATCCCCGAGGTGCTCGGTGCCGCGCGCGCCCACGAGGTCACGGGCGAGGAGCGCTGGCGGAGGATCGTCGAGGCCTACTGGGAGCAGGCGGTCACCCTCCGCGGCACCTTCTGCACCGGCGGGCAGACCTCGGGCGAGATCTGGACGCCTCCGTTCGAGTTCGCCGCCCGCCGCGGCGAGAAGACGCAGGAGCACTGCGGCGTCTACAACATGATCCGCCTGGCCGACGTGCTGCTGCGCTGGACGGGCGACCTCGCCTACGCCGACTACATCGAGCTCAACCTCTACAACGGGATCCTCGCCCAGCAGAACCCGCGCACCGGCATGGTCGCCTACTTCCTCCCGCTCGAGGGCGGCGCACGCAAGAACTGGGGATCGCCGACCGAGGACTTCTGGTGCTGCCACGGCACCCTGGTGCAGGCGCACACCCGCCACTCCGGGCTGGTCTTCTACCGCGGAGGCGACACCGAGCTGGTCGTCGCCCAGCACATCGACGCGAGCACCCGCGTGCAGACCGCCGCCGGCGAGGCGAGGGTCCGGGTCGAGGTGCTCGACAACGCGGGCTACGTCGGACCCGACTCGAACGCGGGGGAGGCGGGAGACCTGCGGCGCCCCCGGGCGTCGCGGCTGCGCATCGAGGTCGAGGGCGCCCCGCTCACCGTCAGGGTGCGGGTGCCGGAGTGGACCGTCGGCGCACCGGCGCTCGCGGGCTCCGACGCGGCCTCGGTGGTCGACGGCGCTCTCGTCCTCGAGCACGCGGGCGGCGTGACCCGGGTCGACGCGGCGTTCGGCACCGAGGTGCGCGTCGTGCCGATCCCCGACGAGCCCGGCACGGTCGCCTTCGTGGAGGGGCCGGTGGTGCTCGCCGGCCTGGTCGACCACGAGGTGCAGCTGCGCGGCGAGGTCCAGTCCGCCTCCTCGCTGCTCGCCCCCGACAACGAGCGGCAGTGGACCCAGTGGCTCCGCGGCTACCGCACCGTCGGGCAGCCCTCGTCGATCAGGTTCCGGCCCGTGCACGAGATCGTCGACGAGCCGTTCTCGCTCTACTTCCCCGTCTCGACTCGCCCGTGA
- a CDS encoding alpha-L-arabinofuranosidase C-terminal domain-containing protein: MNTTVTVDLDRPGATISKHLYGHFAEHLGRCIYDGFWVGEDSPVPNVGGIRLDVVEALKALDIPNLRWPGGCFADRYHWTNGIGPRDERPGLINTLWGGVAEDNSFGTHEFMALCELLGADAYISGNIGSGTVQEMADWVEYLTGAGKSPMADLRRANGREEPWTVRYWGLGNETWGCGGNMRAGAYADLARQFGTFCQSGNDTPLHRIAAGADGADTAWTETLMQVIPEIGGHPFSSVPWESISVHYYTIGGSWSAKGSATDFDAETYWSTIVAAQGIEELLRSHAAVMDVYDPEKTYGMVLDEWGTWWDVEPGTHPGFLFQQNTIRDAMVAAWHFDVFHSFADRLSMANIAQTVNVLQAMLLTDPDGGEMVRTPTYHVFEMNKGHHEATVLPTTLSGPTHEVDGRAIPVASASASTKDGRVLVSLTNVDLDAPLEIALDFRGGSVADATGRLLSADRPDAHNRPGAADEVSPVPFDDFETTATGLRVTLPPHSFATISLVLA, encoded by the coding sequence GTGAACACCACCGTCACCGTCGACCTCGACCGTCCCGGCGCCACCATCAGCAAGCACCTCTACGGCCACTTCGCCGAGCACCTGGGGCGCTGCATCTACGACGGCTTCTGGGTCGGCGAGGACTCGCCGGTGCCGAACGTCGGCGGCATCCGGCTCGACGTCGTCGAGGCGCTGAAGGCCCTCGACATCCCGAACCTCCGCTGGCCGGGCGGCTGCTTCGCCGACCGCTACCACTGGACCAACGGCATCGGCCCGCGCGACGAGCGCCCCGGACTCATCAACACCCTCTGGGGCGGGGTCGCCGAGGACAACTCCTTCGGCACCCACGAGTTCATGGCGCTGTGCGAGCTGCTCGGCGCCGACGCGTACATCTCGGGCAACATCGGCTCGGGCACGGTGCAGGAGATGGCCGACTGGGTCGAGTACCTCACCGGCGCGGGGAAGAGCCCGATGGCCGACCTCCGCCGGGCGAACGGCCGCGAGGAGCCGTGGACCGTCCGCTACTGGGGGCTCGGCAACGAGACCTGGGGCTGCGGCGGCAACATGCGCGCCGGCGCCTACGCCGACCTCGCGCGGCAGTTCGGCACCTTCTGCCAGAGCGGCAACGACACTCCGCTGCACCGCATCGCCGCGGGGGCCGACGGAGCCGACACCGCGTGGACCGAGACGCTGATGCAGGTGATCCCCGAGATCGGCGGGCACCCCTTCTCGTCCGTGCCGTGGGAGTCGATCTCGGTGCACTACTACACGATCGGCGGCAGCTGGTCGGCGAAGGGCAGCGCGACCGACTTCGATGCCGAGACCTACTGGAGCACGATCGTCGCCGCGCAGGGCATCGAGGAGCTCCTCCGCTCGCACGCGGCCGTGATGGACGTCTACGACCCCGAGAAGACGTACGGCATGGTGCTCGACGAGTGGGGCACCTGGTGGGACGTGGAGCCGGGCACGCACCCGGGCTTCCTCTTCCAGCAGAACACGATCCGCGACGCGATGGTGGCGGCCTGGCACTTCGACGTGTTCCACTCCTTCGCCGACCGGCTGTCGATGGCCAACATCGCGCAGACGGTGAACGTGCTGCAGGCGATGCTGCTGACCGACCCCGACGGAGGCGAGATGGTGCGGACGCCGACCTATCACGTCTTCGAGATGAACAAGGGGCACCACGAGGCCACCGTGCTGCCGACGACGCTCTCGGGCCCGACCCACGAGGTCGACGGCCGCGCGATCCCGGTCGCCTCCGCCTCCGCGAGCACGAAGGACGGCCGGGTGCTCGTCTCGCTCACGAACGTCGACCTCGACGCACCGCTCGAGATCGCGCTCGACTTCCGCGGCGGCTCGGTCGCCGACGCGACCGGCCGCCTCCTCAGCGCCGATCGGCCCGACGCGCACAACCGCCCCGGCGCGGCCGACGAGGTGAGCCCGGTGCCGTTCGACGACTTCGAGACGACCGCGACGGGGCTGCGCGTGACGCTGCCTCCGCACTCGTTCGCGACGATCTCGCTGGTGCTGGCGTGA
- a CDS encoding MFS transporter: MTTTTTPPTDAKRARAALVVIASAQLMLVLDDTIANIALPSIQAELGMRSSTLPWVINAYILAFGGLLLLGGTLGDLAGRRRVLRIGLVLFTASSVVAGIAGTQEALIAARALQGVGAALAALNLLALITTTYSPGAARDKALAVYAAVSGIGITGGLLLGGVLVSTLGWRSVFLVNLPIGLVVLAGTRTLTESGRAGGRLDVLGAVTATTGLVALVFGVTHSGEAGVDAPVTLAALALAAVVLLVFLARQRLARAPMLPLVILADRNRAGSYVATAVIGGGLMGGFYLLTLFLQNLAGYDPLRTGLAFIPFSIGIIAGSAVGSSLASRASSRLLAGAGLLVAAGGLFWLSRISQESSYLLHIAPALLLTAAGLGGSFLVLTLTAVRAVPHEVVGIASSLVNTAQQVGAAIGLAALTATAVAVSAAEPDPISSGALSAGYSAAFVVAAIAAVGAAALVSVTVTTRTSASSRRHRTGTSGDGGCGARPSIPTPVRPDRAHGRLPSENADPRESEMKRVKALLLWLLRREPAALPDDPFGEPGGREPLPHTADSVAGSRLPVNALRAH, translated from the coding sequence ATGACGACCACCACGACCCCGCCGACAGACGCGAAGAGGGCCCGCGCCGCGCTGGTCGTCATCGCGAGCGCGCAGCTGATGCTGGTCCTGGACGACACGATCGCGAACATCGCCCTGCCCAGCATCCAGGCCGAGCTCGGCATGCGCAGCAGCACGCTGCCGTGGGTGATCAACGCCTACATCCTCGCCTTCGGAGGCCTGCTCCTGCTCGGCGGAACGCTCGGCGACCTCGCCGGTCGGCGCCGGGTCCTGCGCATCGGGCTCGTCCTCTTCACGGCGTCGTCGGTCGTCGCCGGGATCGCGGGAACCCAGGAGGCACTGATCGCCGCCCGCGCCCTGCAGGGTGTGGGGGCGGCGCTCGCCGCACTGAATCTGCTCGCGCTCATCACCACGACGTACTCCCCCGGCGCGGCGCGCGACAAGGCGCTCGCGGTCTACGCGGCCGTGTCGGGCATCGGGATCACGGGCGGCCTCCTGCTCGGAGGAGTCCTCGTCAGCACGCTCGGCTGGCGGTCCGTGTTCCTCGTCAACCTCCCGATCGGCCTCGTCGTCCTCGCCGGAACCCGCACCCTCACCGAGAGCGGTCGCGCGGGCGGCCGGCTCGACGTCCTCGGGGCGGTGACCGCGACCACCGGGCTCGTCGCCCTCGTCTTCGGCGTCACGCACTCCGGGGAGGCCGGAGTGGACGCGCCCGTCACCCTCGCCGCTCTCGCCCTCGCCGCGGTCGTGCTCCTCGTGTTCCTCGCTCGACAGAGGCTCGCGCGCGCGCCGATGCTCCCCCTCGTGATCCTCGCCGACCGCAACCGCGCCGGATCCTACGTCGCGACCGCCGTGATCGGCGGCGGGCTCATGGGCGGCTTCTACCTGCTCACCCTCTTCCTCCAGAACCTCGCCGGGTACGACCCCCTCAGGACCGGCCTCGCCTTCATCCCGTTCAGCATCGGCATCATCGCGGGCAGCGCCGTCGGCTCGTCCCTCGCCTCGCGCGCCTCCTCCCGGCTCCTCGCCGGCGCAGGCCTGCTCGTCGCCGCCGGGGGCCTCTTCTGGCTGTCCCGGATCAGCCAGGAGAGCAGCTACCTCCTCCACATCGCCCCCGCCCTCCTCCTCACCGCCGCCGGGCTCGGCGGCAGCTTCCTCGTCCTCACCCTCACCGCCGTGCGCGCGGTGCCCCACGAGGTCGTCGGCATCGCCTCCTCCCTCGTCAACACCGCGCAGCAGGTCGGCGCCGCGATCGGCCTGGCCGCCCTGACGGCCACGGCTGTCGCCGTCAGTGCCGCGGAGCCCGATCCGATCAGCAGCGGCGCCCTCTCCGCCGGCTACTCCGCGGCGTTCGTGGTCGCGGCGATCGCCGCCGTGGGAGCCGCGGCACTCGTGAGCGTCACGGTCACGACGCGCACGAGCGCGAGCTCCCGCAGACACAGGACCGGGACGAGCGGTGACGGCGGGTGCGGGGCACGCCCGTCGATCCCCACACCCGTCCGGCCGGATCGGGCTCACGGTCGGCTACCGTCGGAGAACGCCGACCCGAGGGAGTCCGAGATGAAGCGAGTGAAGGCACTTCTGCTGTGGCTGCTCCGTCGCGAACCCGCTGCACTGCCCGATGACCCCTTCGGTGAGCCCGGCGGGCGGGAGCCTCTCCCGCATACGGCCGACTCGGTCGCCGGGAGCCGGCTGCCCGTGAACGCGCTGCGGGCACACTGA